tttgagtgattgggtgagtttttgggtgaaagagagagagattgagagagagaaacgagagagagccgagagatgagatgagaatggaaataaaaagaaagaaaaacatttcCCAGGAGACATACACGACACACACAAATGCACACATGCACTAATTATACTAAGACCCAAGATTCTTATTTACTTGCACATTGGACCACCTCAATCACATTcttgtcattttcattttcattttcttcttcttcttcttcttttattaacattataaataaataagaaaatttacgggtctctacaactACTCTACTTGTAAATGCTTTCTGCATGTGCTTTGGAAATCAAATGATGAAGAGTAGAGGACTTtccatcgaggcatgctcttcacgaTGTCTAGGCTGTCCAATATACTTTTGAATTGCCCAGATGAATtgctcgggcaccacgtgggcTTGTCGAAAAAACTCGTTGTCGGACTTAATTAATCGCCCttaatttgttgttcaaaaagaatggtttcatttttgttgaaaaagaaagtgaGTGTTATTCTAAAATGCGGTGGTTTCAATTCCAAAAGGATTGACAATGATTACTCGGGCACCGTCACGTAATACCCATCCAGCATTGACAAATTTCACTAAACACCTCCACCCTGCAAGTTGATTTATAAATCCACATGAATGATTCCATTTGTCTGATGAACTGAACATACCAAAATGGAACCaagttttcaatcattatcatgTGCCGCTGCGCTCTTTCTAAGTATTGCTGCACTCTACTACTACCTCTCATCAAAACCAAATTCCCACCGCAACCTCCCACCAACCCCACCGTCTCTTCCCATCATAGGCCACCTCCACCTCATCAGACCGCCTCTCCACCGCACCCTCCACCGCCTCTCCCAATCCCTCGGCCCGGTTTTCTCCCTCCGGTTCGGCTCCCGCCCCGTCGTGGTCGTGTCCTCCCCTCCCCTTGTTGAGGAATGCTTCACGAGAAACGACGTCGTCCTGGCCAACCGCCCCAAGTTCCTCAGCGGCAAGTACTTCAGCTACAACTACACCGGCATCGCCACCGCCCCCTACGGCGACCACTGGCGCAACCTCCGCCGCCTCATGTCCCTCGAGATCTTCTCCGCGAGTCGACTCAACGATTCCTTACCCATTCGCCAATCCCAAGTCGAGCTCCTACTCCTTGACCTGTGCAGAAACTCGTCCGTGAACTTCTCGAGCGTCGAGTTGAAGTCAAAGCTTTCGGAGCTGAGCTTCAACGTGATCATGAGAATGATCGCCGGAGAGCGGTGTTCCGAGGAGGCGGGGGAGTTTCGGGGTCTAGTGGGAGAGGCGTTCGAGTTGTGCGACGCGGCGAATCCGGGCGACTTCGTGCCGGTTTTGCGGTGGGTTGACTTCGGAGGTTACGAGAAGAATCTGAAGAGGATTCACGGGAGGCTTGATGCGTTTTTCCGACATCTGATCGACGAGCATCGGCTCGATAAGGGTAATGATTCCATGATCGATCATTTGCTTTCCCTGCAAGAATCGCAGCCGGAATATTATACTGATGAGATTATTAGAGGGCTTATATTGGTTAGTGCCTCTCCTCCCTCGctctgtttttctctctctaaattttgtttctctctcatttttctctgtTAGGTTAGGGTtgactcttctttttttttgggtaaattatcATCTTAACCGAGAACTCATATCTACtccttgagaaatttttggatgcaaATAGGGTTTTAGACACGTGGTACCCGGCAGCgcatttgagccgttcaaacgTGGTCGGTTCAGATCTCAGCAtaggaaaagaggagagagaggtcgGCTGAGTAAGAATGAGGATGCTTCGATCTCGACcatccaaaatacgtttggctacgaggaaagaaaaacacaaaacaactATCCCAAAACAATTAGGGGCCAAAAATCCTCCTATGAATTCTCCAAGCAGCAGTAAGAGCTAGGTTCTGACTTGAAGCTTTAATCCTCCCAGAATTTATACACCCACGAATGTCCTCCAATATAGGGTTCTGCAGAGAAAGAGCAATCCTTGCACTAACGCTGAAAAGTTGTACCATTTCTCTCCCTCCACAGCCAATAGATGACAGCTGAGCTGCCAAAGACAATTTGAACACAGAATGGGACATAGCGCCACCTCCTCTATGCTGTTTAGTCCAAGCCAAAAACCCCTCTTAAGTCTACTGAACTTAGTTGCAGGGAGCTCCGAAAGTGGTGCCGCTTccaactaaggagcttgacgAGAACCCACTCCCATTGAGATGGGAGCTTGCTCCTTACAAAGATGAGAGCTTTTGTATGATCTATGtatagaaaaaaatgaatttatcaattggctttattaattggtctttgatgaacttgtatatctagcccaagtcatgatattttgaaaagaaaatcatactaTATTGTAATACTAGCCCATTTCTTTTACTTAATTATGGAggacttggcccatatttttacttGCTAAAATGATTGTACTTTTAAAGTGAATACTTTATGCTACGttattttcataatatatgTACACGCTCTCAACCTTGGGAGCTTTTGTATTCCCTCGCTCTCCCGCTCCCGCCCCACTTTGTGCAACTAAGCTACTGAACCATTACTGATCCCATTACACAACAGATTTGAACTGCAAACTTGCTGATCAGTAAAAGAACAGGAGAAGAATAAATGGGGATGAGATTCATCTTTCCCTAAGGCAAAGAGTACACTGAGAGAGTCCACCTGCATACCCCAAGAAGGGAGTCTGTCTTCGGTAGATAGCCTCCCCAAAGCAGCTAACCACTGAATAAATTCCCACCTTGAAACATGAAGTTTGAACCAGATAACCTTGAACCAAGGGAAAATAGGGTTAGAAGCCCTAAAGGCCTGCCAAGCAGACCTTACTAGCTGTGAGGTTCCATAACACTGAATCAGAGGAGTAAGGATCAGGAAGGAAGTCCTCTGGAGTACCTGTTGGGTTTTGCCTCAACCCCAATCACACCAAACACAAGCACAATCACAGACAAGCTCGAAAAGAAAAAGCAACACCAAGAACTTACGTGGTTCGGCCAAACAACCGGCCTACATCCACGGGGAGGGGGGTTTCACTATATCGTGAAATTACACAGTGAGATTTGCTACACAAtcactcactctctcctctcaatacAATGGAACTCtcctctcaatctctctctcggtctctcctgctctctctattttttcagtcacacactcacacactAGGATACAAGAGAATACAAAAACAAGGAGAACTAATTGGGCTAAACCAGCCCAATACCAAAAAACAGGCCCACCGGGTGGACCCAACAGTACCTTGCATAATTTCCATTATGGCAGGGTCCCTTTGTCTAGGCTAAGACCATCTATGCCCTTGAACAATGGAACTGACCTTAGTAAACAGAGACCTTCTCAAGTTGTGCACAACATGTTCTCCATATGTCTGGTACAGAGGTCCAAATGGGTGCCAGTTATCAAGCCACAAAAATGTATTATCCCCATTCCCAACCTTGTATGTAATCCAAGGTGCAGCCTTATTTCTAAGCTCCATAATTGGAATTCTATCTTCACTATTATGGAAAATATATCCCTACGAGATTCCAATTTATTACTCCGTAATTAACCTAGTCACATCACACGACGGGTATACATGTAAAGTTTACAACCAGATATTTCAAAAAAGGACCTTAATTAGGTTGGCATAAATTATCTATGGTTTTTCTGACTACCATATGTCTCTTTAGGATGTTTAGGTAAATCTGTCTAAGAAAAAATAATGGTTGCGAGTCACATTGTCTAGCATCTCCCAAATACTTGAACAAATGTCATCCAAATCACAAAATATTAAGCTTCTGGGAATTTGGAGAAATAAGTAGCCCACCTCACTCAGATGATAttaatttgtttatttgttttgtctAGGCTGTGATACTTGCAGGTACCGATACTTCAGCGGTGACAATGGAATGGGCAATGGCGTTATTAGTTAACCACCCAGAGGTGTTAAAGAAAGCTAGAGCCGAGTTAGATGCTTATGTGGGGCAAGATCGCTTGGTTGACGAATCAGACCTCTCAAAACTAAATTACCTCCAAGCCATCATCTTGGAAACTCTTCGATTGTTTCCGGCCGCACCACTCTTAGTACCGCACATGCCATCTAGTGATTGTACAATCGGAGGATTCGATGTACCGCGCGGCACGATATTGTTGGTCAATGCATGGGCCATTCACAGGGATCCTGAGCTTTGGGATGACCCCATAAGCTTCAATCCCGAGAGGTTTAAAGATGGCGAAGTGGAAGGACACAAGTTAATGCCATTCGGGATGGGACGGAGGGCCTGTCCAGGGTCAAGCCTGGCCCAACGTGTTGTGGGTCTGGTCTTGGGTTcgttgatccagtgttttgaaTGGGAGAGGGTAAGTGAGGAGGCTGTTGATCTTAGTGAAGGCAAAGGGCTAACCATGCCTAAACTAGAGCCATTGGAAGCCATGTGTAAAGCACGAGCCATCATGAGAAAGGTTCTCtctaaatgaccaaattactgGTACTTtatgctctgtttggaacctgtggaaagaaaatgaaaagaccttttccattgtttggtttgaagagaaagagtgaagaaaataaaaatttcaagtgTAGTGAATAGTAAACTTTccttctcattttccttctcttttattttcctttcctttccctaggttccaaacaaagcttAATCTAAAACAATTTCATTTCTTCTTAAAGTGTTAGGCTCACTGAAATGACATTTTTAGCCTTCATGTGCAATTAATTTATACTTCCATTTGCTCACAAACTTTATCTAAGTGCACAAGCCGAAAGTTACACTAATATTTACATAACTGCACAAACCAAAAGTTTGAGACCGGAGCAGGCCTCACTCGACGGAGCAGCACGCCCCTCGGAGGAACAGCATGCCCCATGAGTCCAAATTGCAGTCTTCCTCTCTCATAGTAAAAGATTTTCCATAGGAGACCAGATAAATTATAAAATGACCCTTGCCACTATTGAGCTCATAGGAATTTGCAGCACATTGGTATGAGAAATATGCCAatttatgttgtttttgttgtaattctAGAGCAAAACGAAAATATATATTGACCATAATGGATTGTAGGTGCACCTAACTAATTAACTTTTGGAAAGAGTGGTTATATAATGTATACCTAAAAGTTATCTCCTACCTCACCTTATAAAGCAAGAGTCTCAAAACTAAATTAATGTGGAATATCCTAGGATTAGATGTGGGCCAAACCTATCAAAAATGCATCAAGATGTCTAGTGTAACATGGTATTTGGGCTCTTTGAGATTGAACTATTTTGGTGTCATCCGGCTTGTTTTTGTTGGATATACATACTTCACGAGGATTAGTTTATAACCATGTTTGATCGTGGGATTAGATCGCGTCGTATTGAAATATGTTGTGAACTTTAACTGCGCTTGATGTGAAAATCAAGAGAGATTTAGAAGTTATCAACCAGCCTTAAACACCATGAGAGACTGTTTCAATCGCATGGGTAGATTTTGTAGTCCACAAACTGCCTTATTGACACTAAGAATAGTGGATGAGTTGTGGTTAGGAGGTGAAATATCAATCTAGTGTTTTGTTAACGTATTGTCCAAACATTGCTCCGGTGAGAATTGAATAATCGATTTTTTCAATCTTGGTTCCGAAGGAGAAAACGAGAAAGATTGAGAAAAAATAGATTCTTTTTATTTGTCCTCTTTATTACGAGCATACGTGTCCTATAAACATCAATTCCAGAGTTAAGATAATAGATTTTTTTCTTATCGGcaaaagtcagtattgttaataattaccttcttatttttggcACCTAAGTGCACCCTCTTTATGTTGTGGCAAATCAAAATAACAGGGATCAAGTTTGGCCAATGAAACAATGGAGGATAAGCTTCATTATTGTGAGGGATTTCAACTACATTAAATGATCTTTCAAATTCGTCAAGACTCTCTAGTTTATGGCCCATTGTCTATGagatacaagtttttttttggataagcttTGAGATACAAGTTGCTGCTTCATTAAATCTACTTGACTAATCGGTTCACGATTCGATTTTGATCGTGATGGGCTGATACCAAGAACGAGTCCTAGACGAGCAAACCTAATTATTTTAGAGTGTAAATTCTATCCGCCATAGGTGGAAATCATGGGGTT
This DNA window, taken from Rhododendron vialii isolate Sample 1 chromosome 8a, ASM3025357v1, encodes the following:
- the LOC131298400 gene encoding cytochrome P450 81Q32-like, with protein sequence MEPSFQSLSCAAALFLSIAALYYYLSSKPNSHRNLPPTPPSLPIIGHLHLIRPPLHRTLHRLSQSLGPVFSLRFGSRPVVVVSSPPLVEECFTRNDVVLANRPKFLSGKYFSYNYTGIATAPYGDHWRNLRRLMSLEIFSASRLNDSLPIRQSQVELLLLDLCRNSSVNFSSVELKSKLSELSFNVIMRMIAGERCSEEAGEFRGLVGEAFELCDAANPGDFVPVLRWVDFGGYEKNLKRIHGRLDAFFRHLIDEHRLDKGNDSMIDHLLSLQESQPEYYTDEIIRGLILAVILAGTDTSAVTMEWAMALLVNHPEVLKKARAELDAYVGQDRLVDESDLSKLNYLQAIILETLRLFPAAPLLVPHMPSSDCTIGGFDVPRGTILLVNAWAIHRDPELWDDPISFNPERFKDGEVEGHKLMPFGMGRRACPGSSLAQRVVGLVLGSLIQCFEWERVSEEAVDLSEGKGLTMPKLEPLEAMCKARAIMRKVLSK